CGACCACGGATCCGTACAGTGGTAATGTCACATATCCAAATCGTGACGCACCGACACCATCGGCCGAATACACAAGACTCTTCCAAGCGTTGACAGGACATGGTCTCCAGGAAAGCGATGAAGAGGACGGTGATGGTAATGAGGCAGAGCTTAGCTCAGACCGGAACCCACCACAACAATCGCCTCGTCGATCTATACTGGATGACTACCATGAGGCTCAACATAGTGCAGATGGTGACGAAGGTCGACCAGAACCTGGCTTCTATGGGCACGCATCCAGTCAGCAAAGACCTGCAGCGCATCAGATCTCCCTATCGCCACGGCAAGATGCTACGCAGCTCAACACTCCTTATCCTGCCGGTCTACTCAGCAACATATTCGATTTCGGGGGAGAGTTACGACGACGACTGCCCGAAAGTGAATTTGCTCCTCCGGTGGCGATGCAGCAGCGAGCTTCTCTGCCGCACGTGCAAGAGGCGATGGATCACAACATTTCTGGCCATGTCAGCCAAGTCACGAACATGTCAGGAGTCGCCAGTGAGATACTGTCTGAACATGTCCGCGGTCCGGCGACAGTACATCAGCCAGCTCCTTCAACGCTGTCGCCAAACGCGTCTAACCTGGTCGAGCACGAGCATGTTGACTTCTTAGCTTGGGCGCGCAGGCTGTATTTTCAGATGCACTTGCAGCGGCTTAAGATCCGGCAACGATTGAAAGATGAGCAACGTCTGGAGCGTGGCGAGCTTGGCAGCCCATTCCATCGTCAGCACGAACGAATGGCATCTGAGATGCGCGAGGAACAACGCAGAATCGACTGCATTCACCATGCCACGATACAACGCCTCGTTCACTCGCTCACGAATGAAGGCGATTTATTCATGGCTGCTATCGACCTGGTCAGCAGAAGAAGTCAAGCTCAATTTCAGCTTCTGACCGTCAAAGCCGCTCATCGCCAAGCATCTGACGGATGTCCGATCTGCTCTAAGACTTGGTCTCGTGAGGATCAAGGTGCGGAGACTTTTCCGACCTTGTGTGGTAATGGTATATTACGGGAGACCATGTGCAGCAACTtgatctgcgaggactgcCTATATGCATGTTCGCTGAACAACTTCAAGTGTCCATGTTGCCGACAAGAGATCAAGCACGAAGACATTGCGCGAAGGAGGGCTCAAAGACGGCGTGCGGCACGAATGTACACTGAGCAATAAGATGTTACCAAGGCGGGAAGTCCGTTAATAAGATTGGACTATCAGCTATCAATAGCTGTACGCATCACCTCCTCCACCCGCTCCTTTCCAATCTTATTAATCCCTAGCAGCTCATTATCCATCTCCTCCTTTGGGAAACAGCAGCCATGCTCCATAGACGCCATGGCCCTAGCACTGCGCAGGAGAAGGCACATTCGTGCACTTGGTGCTCGTCTTCCCACCCGTGACAGACACGCCGGTCCACGTCCACCCTGAGCAGGCTCCACTGGCACAAAGGATGTACACGTCAGTCGCCGAGCTGCTGACTGTTCCGTGGACATTGTCGAGTGTGAGACCAGTAATTGGAACACCATTGGTAGAAGTTCCAGTCGGCGAGCCGTTCTTGTAGTCCTGCTCGATGACTACACCATACGAAGTGATGTCCGAAAGCGTGATATCTTTGTAAGTGACTCCGGAGACTGATCCGGTCGCTCCAGAGACCGTCTTGATGCGAACACCTGGGATACGCTATCAGCCGAAGTCTGAGCAGAGATTGATGTGTGGGGAGATAGTCACCATTCCGGTAGTTCTTAATGGTGGAGCTGTTAATGTTGACAATTTTGACAGTGTTGTCATCACGACCGCCAACGGAGCCGATCGACAACCCGTGGCCACCTGAGCACGATCCTCCGGTGAAAGTAATGTTCTAGTCCGTCTGCGTCAGCAATTCCAATTGATCGAGCACATGTACTGATCACTCACAATTCCAGAGTTGATAGCTCTCAAGGTTTGCGAAGCTTCTAGCCGAGAGCTTGCCTTGGCGCCTCCTTCCTAATGTGGTTAAGAATCAGGACGCGTCGACATGTATGCGGGTCGCTTCCATATTCATGCTGAGCTGGTACCGTCTCTGTTGCCGAGCGCTGTTACTTGCCGGCGGAGTGTGGCCATGCTCGATGTGAGGCTTTGCAAATAAGCCCCTATGAACGCTCGGCAGCCCCTACACTCACTCGCGGTCGTCCCGGAGCTTACGAGGCTTAACAAAGATTTTTTCTAGCTGCGTGCAACGAAACGCAGTGATCTCTCATCACTTTGCGGTGCAATTGGCTGTCTTACATCTCAAGCGAAGCAACACACCAGTGGAACCCGACGTGTGGAACACAGGATCATTAGAGAATTTCCACGTCCGGCAAATTGTGTGCATCTGGACACCCTCTTCGGGGTATCTAGGGCCGGTGAACTAAGTCAACATCAAACACCGCACCGTGGAAGAAGGACGCGAGAACACTTTCGCCATACGCCACAACATACGCGATACGCACTCCGCAAGTGCATTTCTGGGGTATCAGCTCGCAGGGCTGCCTCCGCATCGCTCGAAGCTGCCACTCCGCTTAACGCCAAGTCCAGATTGCAGATCACATGCAGTAGCAGTTGATGCAAGACTAGTCATCAGACTCACTATATCGAGTGCTCTGTGGACTGGTTCTTACGGCCTCTTATCCTCTTGGGACCAGTCCGTGTCAGGGATATTAATGATCCTCCAGTGATCCATGGCTTGGTACATCGCCTCCCAGGCGAGGTAGTACGTACCAGCATACCTATATTGCCTCCAACGTACAAATATAACATCCAGTGATCATCCTGAACTACAGAGTTCGTCAAACACACCTACCTCTCCGTTCGGTCCATCGCTTGCGTCCACCATGAAGCTATTCGCAAGACTACTTGCATTTGCCTCGCTGGCTCTCGCTGCCGGACGCACTTCTGCTCCCTCTGGCGCTCTCATAGTTGGAAGTGGCCATTACGCCACAATCCAAGCTGCCGTCAACGCTCTCACAACCACTACCAGCCAGCAAAGCATTTTTATCATGCCCGGAACATACAAGGAGCAGGTTACTATCAAGAAGCTATCGGGCCCGCTGACAATTTACGGATACACAACTGATGTCAGCTCTTACTCTGCCAACCAGGTTACCGTAACGGCGGCCAATAGTCAGATGAACCAACCCAACAACGACGCAACTGCTACGATACGGGTCGCGACTCCGAACTTCAAGATGTACAACATCAACGCTGTGAACTCCTACGGCAAAGGTTCCCAAGCTGTCGCCGTGTCTGCAAGTGCCGCAGTAAGATTCTAGGACCCCATCCTATAGCTGCCTGAGAGGTTAATCATACCAAACACAGAACCAAGGCTACTATGGCTGCTCCTTCAAAGGCTACCAAGACACCCTCCTGGCCGAGGCCGGAGCCCAGCTCTACGCCCACTCCTACATAGAAGGCGCGACCGACTTCATCTTCGGCCAACACGCCACCGCCTGGTTCGAAAAATGCACCATCGGCGTCGTCTCTGCCACGCTAGGCTACATCACCGCCTCTGGCCGCAGCTCCGCAGATAGTGGCTACTACGTAATCAACAACTCCGTAATTGGCGCTGCTCCCGGTCAAAGCGTCTCCAGTGGTGCGTACTACCTCGGCAGACCTTGGGGCAATTACGCCCGTGTTGTGGTGCAGAAGACGAGTTTGAGTAATGTGATTAATGCAGCTGGGTGGCGTATCTGGAATACTGGCGATGAGAGGACGGAGCATGTTACGTTTGCAGAGTATGGGAACTCTGGCGCGGGGGCTACGGGGACGAGGGCGAGTTTTGCGTCGAAGTTGAGCACGGCGTTGACGATTGGGCAGGTTTTGGGAAGTAGTTACGCGAGCCAGACGTACGTTGATAcgtcttatctatagagGGAGAGAGATTGGCGTGCTTGGCTGATGAGTGGAATGTCGGCGGCTGGAAGAAATGCACAGTGTGATTCTAGTGTGGTATCTAGGTATGGTATTGGTTGTCAAGATGTACAACAAAAGCCTGCCGCTCCTTCAATCTGAGCTAGCATTCTGTTTGCATTGGAAAGGCATCTCGCAACAATTCTATGCTCCGAACGCCGTGAGATGCATGCTAATGTCAAAGCGCAAAACAGCTTGATGCTGGCAAAATCACCGGAAAGCGCCTCGAGAGAAGAGTGTGAAGTTAACGCATTCAATGTATTAGCAGGTCTTTGGCAGTATCAAGATGCCTGGTTCCTTGAGGCGGAAAAGACACGGATAATCAGGCACTGTTCCTGCAGACGGGCAAGTTTGGTTCGAGTATTCAGAGGCCGGTACTGAGCTCCTAATTGCGAGAAGAGGAAGAAGCATGAGCATTATCCAATGTTGCGCGTACATTGCATCGCGCAGCCCCTATTCTCCCATTCATCTTTCCTTACCAAATTGTCGACGGCCCTATCGATCGCTTGGTACCTGGAGACCCTTCAGAGCCATCCCCACTGCGTGCCCGCGCCATACTGGACGCCGTCATCATACTCATCGCTTCCATATCCACCGTTCGAGGAATCGTCGCTATAATCATCATCACCATCGCTCACGCTCCCCCAGCCCTTCTGCTCACCCTCGCCAGTACTTGCGGGCTGCTCCATGTTCTGCTCCTCTGTCTTCTGCCGTAGAGCACACTCGTTGCCTAGCTCGCACCGCTCATCGTCCTCGCTCAAGCCGCCACTCATCATGAATTCTTGAGGTCTTTCTACCTCGTACTTGCTTGTTGGCTTGTTCCGAATCAGGGCAGCAATCCTCGCGTCTTCTTTGGCTGAGTCGATCTGGTTCGTCGTGCTCGGTTTTCCCGAGTCCGAGTCGGAACTAAGAGGTGGAAAATCTTCTTCATCGAGGGAGTCACGGCGGTGGCTTTGAGCCTGAGGTGTAGCCCAAGGCGAAGATCGAGTGCTGGTGGTCCGAGTGTTTGATGGCACGTCCTCGAATGTGAAGATTCCCTCGTTGGTTGACATGTTGACGTGCTGTGGTTCTTCTGTGGTAGGAAAAGTCTGTAGCGTGTATGCTGATGCTTTCTTGGAATCGAGTTGGCTGTGTGAGAAGATGAAAGCTCTCCCGCACAATAAGGGGTGTAGGTGTTATTGTCCTCAATAACACGCGCGTGACACATGCACCGCGGGTTCGGCGTTCGCATTCACTAGACTCGAGCTGCGAGGTTAGTCAAGGGACTTGCGGTGACTGCGTCTTACCTCAGCTATGCCTTGTCCATTTGCGAAGGCATGTAGGCTCGTTTGCTACCCCGGCAGTCTTTGTCGCAGTCCGATGGACTTGATATATATCTCGTACTCAATTTAGGTCCTCTCCAATACTAGATACATACCATCAGTATACTCTAGCGCGACGCACGTGATTTTCGCCTGCTGTACGCATATGAGCTGCAAACCTAGTCTATTCACCTCCGCTTGTCATTGCGGAGAGCTCCGCCGCACTAGTGGCATTTCGTGGTATAAATCTTCAACGCACCAACTTCTCTCCTACACTTCTTCTCTATTATTGCGGTAACTCCTTTTCGGACACAATTCCTCCCCGACTACCGCAAAACACAACAATACTCAACCATTACAAACAACAACATAGCAGAGGACGCGTAGGAGGTAGTCCCCCGACACCGTGCACATAAGAAGCCTAACGACAACGGCAAAGACATGAAGAAGAACACCAACCCACACTCGAAGACCAATGTCGAGGCAAAGCACGCACACCAGAGTACTAGACCAGAGATCGCAGTCGATGCGATGGCTGTCCAACAAGAACCAGACGTCGAGAAGAGTGCCACAACCAAAGCTCCAGCCTATCCAACTCCACACAAACGCGATGACATCTTCCGCGCCGCTCGTACCTCCATCATCAACTTCAACCGCAGCACTCTCGCCCGCTTCGTCAATCCCTTCCGAGTCGAGGCCCTGAAGTGTGCGCCAACCAAGTACCACGGCACCGGGTCCGAGATCACCACCCTCCTCTTCGTCCGCAAGGAGTACAGCAGGAAGCAAAACCTCAAACTCGTCCGTGTCGGAACAGGAGCCTCTCGGCACTTCGAACTTCGTATCGAGATCAAGGGAGAGTAGGTCAACTTCGAAGATTTCCTCACCAGCATTCCCGAGTCAAAGGGCCAGACTCCCATGGGTCAGAAGGGCTTCGATGCACAGCAGCGCTGGTGGGCAAAGAATGGCAAGTCCTTCAACGTCCTCGGCCTGGCACAAGAGCTCCGAGATCAAATCTACGGCCACCTCTTCCCGACTCGCCTTTACCAGATCCAGTTCCATGATGGCAATCACACGTTTGGCCAAGGCTCTGAGATGTACGATCACACCCGCTCCGGACGCATGAAGGAGCTACCGCGAGCTCGATCACACCCGCGTCGTCGTGGCAAAGCCAGAGCTTGCGATCTTGCACACTAATCGTCAGCTCTACGCTGAGACCTCCGACTTCCTGTGGAAGAACACCACGAAGTGCTTCCAACAGACCAGCGACTTCAGTCAGTTCCTCCACCACCGTCTCCAAGATCCTTCAGACTTCAACACTCTCCGCTCCCTGGAATTGAGCTTTAGCCACCGCGAGTACATCTACCTCTTCAAAGTCCCCCTCCCTCCCTTCACACAACCGAGCACCGGCTGGAACAACGAAGTCATCCACCTCTGGGGCTGCGACGGTCTTGCAGACAAGTTACCTACACTCACCCACGTCCAGAAGTTCTCCCTCCGCTTCACCTCGCCCTTTGATGCGTTGATCGAGGACCCTTGGGGATACACTGGTGATAAGAATGGGCACGAGTGGTACACGGATCGGAACGACAATAGGGACGTGCATGGATTCCAAGCGACCTGTCTGAGAACTATTGTGGATTGGATCCTCACCTTCGCCAAAAACTACATCAAGCACTTCCCGGAGATCGAGCTTGGAGGTGCGATCAAGGATTCGACGAAGCTCAAGTTTGATGCGATCTTCGCCGATGAGAAGAAGGAGACCGAGCACGATATGACGGCAGCCAAGCAGGCTGTGGAGAACTGGCCATCGTGGAATCTGTAAGTGTTCTGGCCTGTGTTGCGACGGTGTGTGAAGGGTAGCTGACTCGTAGACAGACCACCGCCGTGCCATTGCACCACACCATGCGAGTATGGAGCTTTCAGTAGCATTGCTCATCTCGTGAGTGGATGTCCTGCTCCGAGATGCCCGGCTCATCGCTGGAGTGCGCGCAATGAGAGAGAGGCGGTCAAGACGTTCAAGGAGTACCGCTTCGACTTCGAGGACTAGGTCTTCGTCATACCGTTGGGTGATGTTTCAGGCCTAACAAGGAAAGAAGAATTCGTTTGATGGTCTCCTTTGTATGCAACAGGAACGTCTGTTTCGTTCATCATGAGCTTATCATCCAGTCTAATCTCTCAGCCAGTACCTCAAGCGCAGCTTCGCCACCAGCACGGCTGACAGCTCGTATGCCAGCTACGAGAAACGGCAAGTCCTTTTCAAGCTGGCCTTGCAAGTCCGCACTCCGCTTTAACGAAAGCAGCTCACTCATCGCAAGAATCTCGAGGATAACGCCCCGCACAGGGGCCATGTTCGATGTCAAGAGTAAGCCAAGCTGCAGCCTCTTCTCATACTCCGCCCATATCGCCACCATCGTGTCAATGTCCCTAGCGGTGTGCATGCGCTTCATCATGTCATCATGTATCGTGCCCGCCGTTATTGTAATGTGGTCGTGCAGAACGTTGTTAAAGCAAAGGAGTCGTTGCCGCATCGCCATCAGTGTTTGAGAGACCGCTTCTTCAAAGCGCAGATCAAAGAGAGCGGATTGCAAGATGCTGCTTGCGTAGCTGATCTGCAGTAAGAAGGTAAAGACTTTGGAGTGCAAGGAAGAAGTCGCAGATCTGGTGATGTTCTGTATCGGCCAGGCCACTGTGTAAGTCATGCCTACTGATGAGAGCTTCTGCAAGTTGCGACTCGCGGCTGACTGCTTCAGTCGATCTTCTGACACGAGGATCTGCATGTGCTCCGCAAAGACGCCCGAGGCGCTACCGATCGTGTCGTGCGCTGACTCCGTGAGGATGAAAGTATCAGCCCATGATCGCTGACTGCGCTTTATCCGATCGAAAAGAGCCTGTGCGAAGTCCTGGAAGCGAGC
Above is a window of Fulvia fulva chromosome 6, complete sequence DNA encoding:
- a CDS encoding Pectinesterase, which gives rise to MKLFARLLAFASLALAAGRTSAPSGALIVGSGHYATIQAAVNALTTTTSQQSIFIMPGTYKEQVTIKKLSGPLTIYGYTTDVSSYSANQVTVTAANSQMNQPNNDATATIRVATPNFKMYNINAVNSYGKGSQAVAVSASAANQGYYGCSFKGYQDTLLAEAGAQLYAHSYIEGATDFIFGQHATAWFEKCTIGVVSATLGYITASGRSSADSGYYVINNSVIGAAPGQSVSSGAYYLGRPWGNYARVVVQKTSLSNVINAAGWRIWNTGDERTEHVTFAEYGNSGAGATGTRASFASKLSTALTIGQVLGSSYASQTYVDTSYL
- a CDS encoding Polygalacturonase translates to MATLRRQVTALGNRDGGAKASSRLEASQTLRAINSGINITFTGGSCSGGHGLSIGSVGGRDDNTVKIVNINSSTIKNYRNGVRIKTVSGATGSVSGVTYKDITLSDITSYGVVIEQDYKNGSPTGTSTNGVPITGLTLDNVHGTVSSSATDVYILCASGACSGWTWTGVSVTGGKTSTKCTNVPSPAQC